One window from the genome of Alosa alosa isolate M-15738 ecotype Scorff River chromosome 15, AALO_Geno_1.1, whole genome shotgun sequence encodes:
- the sagb gene encoding S-arrestin b isoform X1, with amino-acid sequence MSPKHVVFKKLSRDKSVGVYMAKRDFVDHCDSVDPVDGVVLVDPEQVKGKKVFVMLSCTFRYGRDDMDVMGIGFRRDIFLTTRQVYPPLEDRERSTHTQMQEKLLRKLGHDAYPFFFEFPDNLPCSVCLKPGSNDVGKHCAVEFEVKAFCGETQDEKAQKRSSVRLAIRKIQYAPEAGSEPPVGETTCEFVMSEKPLHMKVQLDKDTYYHGEPINIHVDISNSSGKDVKDLSVSVEQVTQVVLYSNDKYVKSVAASEENKNVIPAGTSFKKSYTLVPLLANARERRGLALDGKLKHEDTNLASSSIVKEEVLKEVLGMLVSYRVAVRVLAAGLIGSSEVAVEVPFRLMHPKPDPEKESEGDLEFQEFKRVYLKGIIGEEEDSPAEG; translated from the exons ATGAGTCCTAAACATGTTGTCTTCAAGAAGCTCTCCAGGGACAAGTCT GTGGGTGTTTATATGGCAAAGAGAGACTTTGTGGATCATTGTGACTCTGTGGACCCTGTAG ATGGAGTTGTATTGGTCGATCCGGAACAAgtaaaaggcaaaaaag TGTTCGTGATGCTATCATGCACATTCCGTTATGGGAGGGACGACATGGATGTGATGGGTATAGGATTTCGGCGGGACATCTTCCTGACTACGCGACAGGTGTACCCGCCCCTTGAAGACAGGGAgcggagcacacacacccaaatgcAGGAGAAACTCCTGCGCAAACTCGGGCATGATGCCTACCCATTCTTCTTCGAG TTTCCAGACAACCTGCCCTGCTCAGTTTGCCTTAAGCCTGGATCCAATGATGTTGGAAAG CACTGTGCAGTGGAGTTTGAGGTGAAGGCTTTCTGTGGAGAAACCCAGGATGAGAAGGCCCAAAAGAG GAGCTCAGTGCGTTTGGCCATTAGGAAGATCCAGTATGCCCCTGAAGCAGGTTCAGAGCCCCCTGTTGGTGAGACCACCTGTGAGTTTGTCATGTCTGAGAAACCCCTGCACATGAAGGTCCAACTGGACAAAGAC ACATACTACCATGGGGAGCCAATCAACATCCATGTGGACATTAGCAATAGCTCTGGCAAAGATGTCAAAGACCTTTCCGTTTCAG TGGAACAGGTGACCCAAGTGGTGCTCTATTCCAATGACAAATATGTGAAGTCAGTGGCGGCGTCTGAGGAGAACAA AAACGTGATTCCTGCGGGCACCTCATTTAAGAAGAGCTATACGCTCGTGCCACTGCTGGCCAATGCCCGCGAGAGGCGGGGGCTGGCACTGGATGGCAAGCTGAAGCATGAGGACACCAACCTCGCCTCCTCCAGCAT tgtGAAGGAAGAGGTGCTGAAGGAGGTCCTGGGGATGCTGGTGTCCTACAGAGTGGCCGTCAGAGTGCTGGCTGCAGG gtTAATTGGATCAAG tgaggtcgCTGTGGAGGTGCCATTCCGACTCATGCACCCCAAACCTGACCCAG agaaagagag
- the sagb gene encoding S-arrestin b isoform X2, which produces MLSCTFRYGRDDMDVMGIGFRRDIFLTTRQVYPPLEDRERSTHTQMQEKLLRKLGHDAYPFFFEFPDNLPCSVCLKPGSNDVGKHCAVEFEVKAFCGETQDEKAQKRSSVRLAIRKIQYAPEAGSEPPVGETTCEFVMSEKPLHMKVQLDKDTYYHGEPINIHVDISNSSGKDVKDLSVSVEQVTQVVLYSNDKYVKSVAASEENKNVIPAGTSFKKSYTLVPLLANARERRGLALDGKLKHEDTNLASSSIVKEEVLKEVLGMLVSYRVAVRVLAAGLIGSSEVAVEVPFRLMHPKPDPEKESEGDLEFQEFKRVYLKGIIGEEEDSPAEG; this is translated from the exons ATGCTATCATGCACATTCCGTTATGGGAGGGACGACATGGATGTGATGGGTATAGGATTTCGGCGGGACATCTTCCTGACTACGCGACAGGTGTACCCGCCCCTTGAAGACAGGGAgcggagcacacacacccaaatgcAGGAGAAACTCCTGCGCAAACTCGGGCATGATGCCTACCCATTCTTCTTCGAG TTTCCAGACAACCTGCCCTGCTCAGTTTGCCTTAAGCCTGGATCCAATGATGTTGGAAAG CACTGTGCAGTGGAGTTTGAGGTGAAGGCTTTCTGTGGAGAAACCCAGGATGAGAAGGCCCAAAAGAG GAGCTCAGTGCGTTTGGCCATTAGGAAGATCCAGTATGCCCCTGAAGCAGGTTCAGAGCCCCCTGTTGGTGAGACCACCTGTGAGTTTGTCATGTCTGAGAAACCCCTGCACATGAAGGTCCAACTGGACAAAGAC ACATACTACCATGGGGAGCCAATCAACATCCATGTGGACATTAGCAATAGCTCTGGCAAAGATGTCAAAGACCTTTCCGTTTCAG TGGAACAGGTGACCCAAGTGGTGCTCTATTCCAATGACAAATATGTGAAGTCAGTGGCGGCGTCTGAGGAGAACAA AAACGTGATTCCTGCGGGCACCTCATTTAAGAAGAGCTATACGCTCGTGCCACTGCTGGCCAATGCCCGCGAGAGGCGGGGGCTGGCACTGGATGGCAAGCTGAAGCATGAGGACACCAACCTCGCCTCCTCCAGCAT tgtGAAGGAAGAGGTGCTGAAGGAGGTCCTGGGGATGCTGGTGTCCTACAGAGTGGCCGTCAGAGTGCTGGCTGCAGG gtTAATTGGATCAAG tgaggtcgCTGTGGAGGTGCCATTCCGACTCATGCACCCCAAACCTGACCCAG agaaagagag